A window from Sordaria macrospora chromosome 2, complete sequence encodes these proteins:
- a CDS encoding mitochondrial 54S ribosomal bL27m domain-containing protein: MHLAQLRQPLTRAAANSCHSVCRLPTTHSSVSATALLSEQFAHLRIGPTSSNVAVEGRRYASVKAQGAYKLTAKKTIPKKLGAKKTGDQYVIPGNIIYKQRGTLWHPGENTIMGRDHTIHAAVAGYVKYYRDPARHPDRQYIGVVFNRNDKLPYRQDAPRKRKLGLVAVPRKVEDVEKPTMSASGLPLWVTRTESIEIPPPAAPAAAAATAGKAVKGKGARVTASGAAAVPASSSTISATSNNGGNSVIAELIKEKLAARAEYNARQSALRKLQQQKMLARRGTRVLRLMNNYSYRETNWEIGRLIGDPGSVPGTEKIGSRKAKFRARRRRRNTFLLGIKERKLAKADRREEYRRRVREKREQRLVQRKEFLAKQSQAKKARETKEGGAAPKAEDKKEMKAEKPAAPKVEAAPKKVEEKKVEKPKAPEAKKESKPAAAAEKPKAEEKKKDSKTTDKKE, encoded by the exons atGCATCTTGCACAGCTGCGGCAGCCTTTGACGAGGGCTGCTGCCAACAGCTGCCACTCCGTCTGCCGGTTacccaccacccactcctccgtctccgcgACAGCCCTTCTCTCCGAGCAGTTTGCCCACCTCCGCATCGGCCCAACAAGTAGCAATGTCGCCGTCGAGGGTCGCCGTTATGCCAGTGTCAAGGCCCAGGGTGCTTACAAGCTGACGGCCAAGAAGACGATTCCCAAGAAGCTCGGCGCAAAGAAGACGGGTG ACCAGTACGTAATCCCCGGCAACATCATCTACAAGCAGCGCGGTACACTATGGCACCCCGGCGAGAACACCATCATGGGCCGTGACCACACCAtccacgccgccgtcgccggcTACGTCAAGTACTACCGTGACCCCGCGCGCCACCCGGACCGTCAGTACATCGGCGTCGTCTTCAACCGCAACGACAAGCTCCCCTACCGCCAGGACGCCCCGCGTAAGCGCAAGCTTGGTCTGGTCGCCGTGCCCCGCAAGGTCGAAGATGTCGAGAAGCCCACCATGTCTGCCTCCGGCCTGCCCCTCTGGGTTACCCGCACCGAGAGCATCGAGATCCCCCCACCAGCagcccccgccgccgccgccgctaccGCCGGGAAGGCagtcaagggcaagggcgcCCGCGTAACAGCCTccggcgccgctgccgtccCCGcctccagcagcaccatctCCGCCACCTCGAACAACGGGGGTAACTCGGTCATCGCCGAActcatcaaggagaagctcgccGCCCGCGCCGAGTACAACGCCCGACAATCGGCCCTGCGCAAgctgcagcagcaaaagatGCTCGCCCGCCGCGGCACCCGCGTTCTCAGGTTGATGAACAACTACAGCTACCGCGAGACCAACTGGGAGATTGGTCGTCTGATCGGCGACCCCGGCTCCGTGCCTGGTACTGAGAAGATCGGCAGCAGGAAGGCCAAGTTCCGCGCgcgcaggaggagaagaaacaCCTTCTTGCTCGGCATCAAGGAGCGCAAGCTGGCCAAGGCCGACAGGCGCGAGGAGTACAGGAGACGTGTGCGCGAGAAGAGGGAGCAGCGGTTGGTGCAAAGGAAGGAGTTTTTGGCCAAGCAGAGtcaggccaagaaggctaGGGAGACTAAGGAGGGTGGTGCTGCTCCTAAGGCTGAGGAtaagaaggagatgaaggctgAGAAGCCTGCTGCCCCCAAGGTTGAGGCTGCCCCtaagaaggtcgaggagaagaaggttgagaagcccaaggctcctgaggccaagaaggagagcaagcctgctgccgctgctgagaagcccaaggctgaggagaagaagaaggactccaagaccaccgacaagaaggagtaA